Within Lentimicrobiaceae bacterium, the genomic segment CATTGATTATTTTCCTGAAAACACATCTGTTTTTACTATATATTCGTTTTATAATTATACAAGATTTATAAAAGATTATAATAAATATTTAAAAAGAAAATACAATATAAACACTTTTGATGTTCGTATGAAAGAACTTGATAAAAAATATAACATCAATTTTGAAAAAAGTTTTTCGGATATAATCGGGAAGGAGGTGGCTTTGGTCATTACTTCGTTCCCGGAAAATAAAAATCAAAAGGAAAATACTTACGCTTTTATTCATACGAACGATAGTTCCAACAATTCAGCCACTTTTCCCGAACTTTCTAATGTTGTAATGAAACTAACCGGAGCCGAGGCTGAAACTCGCGACTATCTGGGTTACCAAATAGGTAAGCTGAATGTGCCAGGATTATTAACTCTTTTTTTTGGTAATTTATTCTCGGAAATTTTTGGTAATTATTTTACAACTATTAATAATGTGATAATTGTGGGTAATAGCCTTGATGCTATTAAAAATTATATTAATTATTATAATTCAAATAAATTATTAAAAAATACAAATTCTTATAAACAATTTTCTGAAAATATTGATGATAACTCAAATCTGTTTTTTTATTGCAATATTGCTAATTCAGAAACTTTTATTGATAACCAACTTAATAAAATATATAAAATAAAATATAATGAAAACGCACAAGTATTTTCTAATATTAGCGGAATATCGGTACAGTACAAATCTTCAGGAAAACTTTTCTACACAAATGTTTGTATAAAATACAAAGGAGATGAGCAGTCTGAATTTGCTGCAGAATGGGAACTTCCTTTAGAATCCGGAATAATTTCAGCCCCTGTTATAATTAATAGTGGTAAAGAGAAAAAAATAGCCATCGTTGATTTTTCAAACGTATTATATTTGATTGACGAACAAGGAGTAATTGATTGGAAAATAAAATTAAAAGAAAAACCTTTAAGTAATATAAATGAAATAAAAATTAAAAATGAAAATTATATAGTATTTAATACAGAAAATTATTTGTATTTAATAGGAATGGATGGAAAATTTAAAGAAAATATGCCTTTAAAACTCAAAGCAAGGACAACATGTCCGCTTCAGTTAATACAAAATAAGAAAGAAATTTCAGTTCTAATTGGCGGAAATAATAAATTAATATACGATTATTTAATAAATGGAACAATAAATAAAAATTGGGAAACACCTAAAGTGAAATCTATTATTCGTGCTATTAATTATTATAATATAAAAGGAAGAGTATATATAGTTTTTGTTGATAACGTGGGAAATATATATATAACAGATGCAAATGGAAAACAGCTCAATTTTTATAGCCAAATTATCGGAACATCAAAAGATACAAAAGTATTTCCTAACCTAACCAATAGTAAATCTTTGTTTTTATGTAATGATTCTATTGGGAGTATTATTTATTTGTTAAAAGATGGAACTGTAGAAAAAAATAAATTAACGGAAATATCTTCAGATTTTGATTTTGCTTATGAAGACTTCAATGGTGATAAAATCAATGAATTTATTTATTTTAGACAAGGAAAATTTACTGTTTTTAATCAAAATGGGAAGGTATTATTCGAACAAGTTTTCCCGGATGAATTTTTCTCCAATATATTAACTTTTAAACGAACTCCTTTACATATAATATTTGGGATTACTAATAAGGATAATAATAATTTATATTTACTGTCAAATAATGGAATAATTAATTCTAATGTGAATATTATAGGCGATACCCCTTTTACTTTGCAAATAGAAGATGAAAATATTTATAGTATTTATACCGGAAATAAAAATAAATTGCTGAACTATTTAATAAAGTAAGTGGTTTCAGATAAAATGGCATAAAATGAGTACATTTGTATAGGCATTTACTTAAATTTTATAAATATGAAAGCTCTAGGATGTCGTTGGGTGGGGAAAACAGATGCTATGCTTAAATATTTAATAATGTGTTTAACAGCATTCGTTCTGGCATCTTGTTTAAAAGATTATGATTTTGATAAAATGACGGATCCGGATTGGAATGCAAGCTGGGCTGTTCCTATAGTGAATTCAAAATTGTCATTAGAAAAAATATTAAATAAAGATGATAATTATTTTATTGAAGATGAGCAAACTCATCAATTAAGTTTAGTTTACAAAACTCAACTTCTGTCGCAAACCGCAGAGGAATTCCTCACGATTGGCGATCAAAACATCCATGTGGTAACAGATACTTTAAATATTGATGCACCTACAGGTGATACTTCTTTGTATATTATCACAAAATATTATCAATTTAACCCACCTAATGAAGGACAGCGCATTGATAGTTTGTTTATTAAATCAGCATTAATATCATTAAATTACATGTCTTTTATTAATCATAATGCCATTCTTAAGGTGAAAATACCAGGCGCTTCCAAAAATGGTAATATTTTTCAGGAAAATATTGCCTATACTTTTACGGGCTCTTTGCCAGTAACAGGTGATAAACAGCTTGATTTTTCGGGGTATAAAATTACACTCGACAGCAGTCCGGGGCATACTAACGAATTAGCAGTTATTATTGAACTTAGGGTAATCGGAGACAATAACCCTAACAATTCGCCCTATACTTTTATTTTTGATGCAGATATTACCGGTGTAAAGTTTAGCAAAGTTTTTGGGTATTTTGGTCAATATGAATTTCCGTTTAACGATAGTATAACTTTTAATTTGTTTAGAAATAACATACATGGTGATTTCAGGCTTGAAGATGTTAAACTACGTGTAATGGCAAATAATTCAATGGGAATGCCCCTTGCAATTCACATTCAGGAGCTTAAGGCTCATTCAAGCATCAATGCTCCTTATAATGTAAATATAAACGACCATCTGTCTTTTCCTAATCCATTATTTATTCCGGCACCTGATGAACAGCATATTGGACAAAGTGCAGATACAACATATGTGTTCAGTTCAGCTAATTCAAAAATAATAAATGCAATTAATATTTCACCACAATATATTTTATTTGATATTATAGGGAAATCAAACCCTGC encodes:
- a CDS encoding DUF3352 domain-containing protein yields the protein MKSFGNKKLIIITSIVISLVLILFLFYNLFTEKREPALRAIPSNAALIIVTQSPHETWQKLSENNIWKELLGIKNFTQLNDEIEFIDSVIKNNIKVGRIINKNELYISLHQVSLVKYDYLFSISLNIEGQKVFIQKLIGELSSDKSAFIQRRYNGVRIYSVIIKNYEKVFSYAIYKGVFIVSFAPSLVEKAIDQLNTKDDLSKNQSLKLLSSSAGKKVNANIYINYKNFSAYLKQFALKGKLSGQSDIASFIEWTELDVLIKKDKILFTGYSTIHPENEYFLQLFANQPPYNHKLIDYFPENTSVFTIYSFYNYTRFIKDYNKYLKRKYNINTFDVRMKELDKKYNINFEKSFSDIIGKEVALVITSFPENKNQKENTYAFIHTNDSSNNSATFPELSNVVMKLTGAEAETRDYLGYQIGKLNVPGLLTLFFGNLFSEIFGNYFTTINNVIIVGNSLDAIKNYINYYNSNKLLKNTNSYKQFSENIDDNSNLFFYCNIANSETFIDNQLNKIYKIKYNENAQVFSNISGISVQYKSSGKLFYTNVCIKYKGDEQSEFAAEWELPLESGIISAPVIINSGKEKKIAIVDFSNVLYLIDEQGVIDWKIKLKEKPLSNINEIKIKNENYIVFNTENYLYLIGMDGKFKENMPLKLKARTTCPLQLIQNKKEISVLIGGNNKLIYDYLINGTINKNWETPKVKSIIRAINYYNIKGRVYIVFVDNVGNIYITDANGKQLNFYSQIIGTSKDTKVFPNLTNSKSLFLCNDSIGSIIYLLKDGTVEKNKLTEISSDFDFAYEDFNGDKINEFIYFRQGKFTVFNQNGKVLFEQVFPDEFFSNILTFKRTPLHIIFGITNKDNNNLYLLSNNGIINSNVNIIGDTPFTLQIEDENIYSIYTGNKNKLLNYLIK